Proteins encoded in a region of the Saccharothrix ecbatanensis genome:
- a CDS encoding glycoside hydrolase family 6 protein has protein sequence MSLRTFVRSRKLTGALAMTSVAALSVAGVVASTATANAAAGCRVAYQISDQWPGGFGGNVTVTNLGDAISGGWTLEWDFAAGQTVQQGWNGDFSQSGTRVTVRNASWNANLGTGSSATPGFNGSWNGSNPVPTQFRLNGTVCTGTVDTTTTTTTTTTSSDTNPGGPRVDNPYVGAGVYVNPQWSRQAAAEPGGSRIANQPTGVWMDRISAITGNGSPTTGSMGLVDHLNEAEKQRAARADGQLVVQVVVYNLPGRDCAALASNGELKADEIGRYKTEYIDKIAEIVARPAYSKLRVVSVIEIDSLPNLVTNVSPRPTATPECDTMKQNGNYIEGVSYALGKLGAIGNVYNYIDAAHHGWIGWGDDNPQYDNFYASAKLFATLLGKNGATKDKIHGFITNTANYSPLEEPFWTVDDYVGGRPVKEASKWVDWNDFNGEVGFATAFRTELVKQGFDSGIGMLIDTSRNGWGGPNRPTAKSTSGDPTTYVNESRIDRRHQKGNWCNQSGAGLGERPKAAPKPGIDAYVWIKPPGESDGSATLIPNEEGKGFDRMCDPTYTGNIRNGNNMSGALANAPLSGHWFSGQFQELMRNAYPAL, from the coding sequence ATGAGTCTGCGCACTTTTGTACGTTCCCGGAAATTGACGGGGGCGTTGGCGATGACCTCGGTGGCGGCGTTGTCCGTTGCCGGGGTTGTGGCTTCGACGGCCACCGCAAACGCGGCCGCCGGTTGTCGGGTGGCGTACCAGATCAGTGACCAGTGGCCGGGTGGGTTCGGCGGCAACGTCACGGTCACCAACTTGGGTGACGCCATTTCCGGTGGTTGGACGCTGGAGTGGGACTTCGCCGCCGGTCAGACGGTCCAGCAGGGTTGGAACGGTGACTTCTCGCAGTCCGGGACGCGGGTGACGGTCCGCAACGCGTCCTGGAACGCGAACCTGGGCACCGGGTCCTCGGCGACGCCCGGGTTCAACGGCTCGTGGAACGGGTCCAACCCGGTGCCCACGCAGTTCCGGTTGAATGGCACGGTGTGCACGGGGACGGTCGACACGACGACCACCACGACCACGACGACGACCTCCTCGGACACGAACCCGGGTGGTCCGAGGGTGGACAACCCGTATGTGGGTGCGGGTGTGTATGTGAACCCGCAGTGGTCGCGTCAGGCGGCTGCGGAGCCGGGTGGGTCGCGGATCGCGAACCAGCCGACCGGTGTGTGGATGGACCGGATCAGCGCGATCACCGGCAACGGTTCGCCCACGACCGGCTCCATGGGTCTGGTGGATCACCTGAACGAGGCGGAGAAGCAGCGGGCGGCGCGGGCGGACGGCCAGTTGGTCGTCCAGGTCGTGGTGTACAACCTGCCCGGTCGTGACTGCGCGGCGTTGGCGTCGAACGGTGAGTTGAAGGCTGACGAGATCGGTCGTTACAAGACCGAGTACATCGACAAGATCGCCGAGATCGTGGCCCGGCCGGCGTACTCGAAGCTGCGCGTGGTGTCGGTGATCGAGATCGACTCGCTGCCGAACCTGGTCACGAACGTCTCGCCGCGTCCCACCGCGACGCCCGAGTGCGACACGATGAAGCAGAACGGCAACTACATCGAGGGTGTCTCGTACGCGCTGGGCAAGCTCGGCGCGATCGGCAACGTCTACAACTACATCGACGCCGCCCACCACGGCTGGATCGGCTGGGGCGACGACAATCCCCAGTACGACAACTTCTACGCCTCGGCGAAGTTGTTCGCGACGTTGCTGGGCAAGAACGGCGCCACGAAGGACAAGATCCACGGTTTCATCACCAACACGGCGAACTACTCGCCGTTGGAGGAGCCGTTCTGGACGGTCGACGACTACGTCGGCGGTCGTCCGGTGAAGGAGGCCTCGAAGTGGGTCGACTGGAACGACTTCAACGGCGAGGTGGGCTTCGCCACCGCGTTCCGCACCGAGTTGGTGAAGCAGGGCTTCGACAGCGGCATCGGCATGCTGATCGACACCTCGCGCAACGGTTGGGGCGGCCCGAACCGGCCCACCGCCAAGTCGACCTCGGGCGACCCGACCACCTACGTGAACGAGTCGCGCATCGACCGTCGTCACCAGAAGGGCAACTGGTGCAACCAGTCCGGCGCAGGTCTGGGCGAGCGTCCGAAGGCCGCTCCGAAGCCGGGTATCGACGCCTACGTCTGGATCAAGCCGCCGGGTGAGTCCGACGGTTCCGCCACCCTCATCCCGAACGAGGAGGGCAAGGGCTTCGACCGCATGTGCGATCCCACGTACACCGGCAACATCCGCAACGGCAACAACATGTCGGGTGCACTGGCGAACGCGCCGCTCTCCGGTCACTGGTTCTCGGGCCAGTTCCAGGAGCTCATGCGCAACGCCTACCCGGCGCTGTGA